GAACTCCGGCACGTTGATCGTCACGCCATTCTCGAGCTTGGCCGGCTTCGTCGACGCGGTCTTCGTCGCCGTCTTCATCACCGGCGCCGTGTCCACGATCTCCAGCACCAACGAGTTCGGCAGCTTGATGCCCACCGGACGGCCATCGTAATACTCGGCCTGAATCTTCATCCCCGGCTGCATCCACTGCGCGTTGTCGCCCAACGTCTCCTCGTCCATCTCGAGCTGATCGTAGTTCTCCGTATTCATGAAGTGGTACGTATCGCCACCCTGATACAGGAACTCGAGATCGTGCGTTTCCATCGACGCCGGATCGATCGAGTCCGCGGCGCGAAAGCGATGCTCGAAGCTCGAACCCGTCCGAAGATTCTTGAGCTTCGCCTGCACCATCGCGCGCAAGTTTCCAGGGGTGTGGTGGCGAAATTCGACGATGCGACACGGTTCGCCCTCGAACACGATCACCATGCCGCGGCGAATCTGGGTTGCCGGAATTGCCATAACGCTGAACTCGATCGGGAAAACGGGTGAAAAACGCGAGGAAATCAGGACTAAAGCAAGACAGCCTTTGAACTTAGACAGTGTCAAGGACGAGGTCAAGCGCGCTGGGCGCTGGGCGCTGGGCGCTAACGGCAACGGGCGATGGGACCCTCGGTCGCCCTTAGGCTTTCACGCCCGGCGCCCAGCACCCATCGCCCAGCGCAAAACCCAACCATTGCAACTTTCAAATGCTCTAAAGCGTACACCACTCCCGGACGGACTCGGCCCTTGACGAATCCGTCCCACAGATGCACTGTATTATATCACCGATACAGTCTGAGGACGCCCCGATGCACGCCACCGCCCGCGCCATCGCCCTCGCCGCCTCCCTCGTCCTCGCCCGCTCGAGTCTGCTCGCCCCCCGACTCGGCGCGCAACAAGCCCAACAACCCCAGCAACCCCAGCCGCGCACCGACATCGTCCGCGGCCGAGTGATCGGCGCCGACACCATGCCGATCGCCAATGCGCAGGTCACCGCCGTCGACACGGCCGCCAAAGTACCGAAGCAGATGCGCACCGACGCCAAGGGCGCCTTCGCTTTCACCTTCGACAACGGCGGCGGCAGCTACATGGTCGCCGTCACCATGCTCGGCTACGCGCCCCAACGCCGTGTCGTCACCCGCGGCGCCGACGGGAAAATTCCGGATCT
This genomic stretch from Gemmatimonadaceae bacterium harbors:
- the efp gene encoding elongation factor P codes for the protein MAIPATQIRRGMVIVFEGEPCRIVEFRHHTPGNLRAMVQAKLKNLRTGSSFEHRFRAADSIDPASMETHDLEFLYQGGDTYHFMNTENYDQLEMDEETLGDNAQWMQPGMKIQAEYYDGRPVGIKLPNSLVLEIVDTAPVMKTATKTASTKPAKLENGVTINVPEFVGTGDKVKVNPSTGEYQERAK